In Tistrella mobilis, the genomic window GAGAGCCGGCCATCTTCCGACGGTCCGCTCATTTTCGATGCGCTGCTGACCCCCCATCGCTCCCTGCCGCCCAGCGGGTTCAGATGGGTGATGTTCGGCATCGCAGGCGTGCTCGCGCCCATGGGCATCTATTTCATGACCCTGGGCGCCTGGCCGGTCTTCGGCTTCTGCGGGCTTGAAATCCTGCTGATCTGGCTGGGCTTCCGCGCCAGCTATATCAGCGGCCGCGCGTTTGAGCGGCTGCACCTCACCCATGAACGGCTGCGGGTGGAACAGACCGACCATCGCGGCCGCACCCGCGCCCATGATTTTCAGCCCTACTGGCTGCGGGTGGAACTGGTGGAGCCCGATGCCGGCGAGGAAGACGGCTTCGGCCCGCGCGAACTCGCCCTCACCAGCCATGGCCGGCGGCTGATCATCGGCCATTTCCTGACGCCCGAGGAACGGCGCGACCTGGCCCGGGCGCTGGAAACCGCGCTGCACCGGGCCAGGATGCCGCAGCCGACGGAGACGCTGCTCGCCTGAGGTGAACTGATCGATAGTGTTCGCCCACGCTCGGTGCATATATATATTTTAAATAAATTTTCAGATATGAAGAGTCTTAATTGAGACACCAAGAATTAATTATTTCTAGAGTCCAAATATTTTTGACAAAAAATTTGCCAATTTATTCCCTGGGATTCGTTTTCATTTCCACCTCAACGCCATATGAGATATGCTCTGAAACCGTATTTAAACCCCAAGGCGCAAGGTGCTACGACACGGATTTGTTGCTGGTCAGCCTGTGTCGTTTCCGCCGCAAAAACGAAGCTTCAGGCGCTATGGATCTGGAAACCATGGCGTTTGCAACCATTTTCCGATGGCGTAGCTGGGCGCACTTCGATAACGTCCACTAGACAAACTCCATCGTGCTGAAGGGGGAAGAGCTTTAGCAGCTCAAGCTCACAGCCACTGCGTGTCTTCTAAAGCACGCCGATCTAAAAATAAGAGCTGACAAAGCCTTTCCTTATGCACTCATCGGCCAATGAATGGGAAAGTATGAGATGAATGCGATGCGCAAGAATCGTGACTACGCCATTTATGGTCAGATGCGTCCAGATCGGGAAGCGTCCTGGTTAGACAGCTTTAGTGCGTTGACCCTTGACTTTAGCCCTACTCCATCTAGCTCTTATCGTAGCGACGGGCTATTCGGCGATGCCGTAAAAATACGACAGGACGCTGACAAAGTTATGAAAAATGCTGTATTGCGTCACATATTGTCACGGTCGCAGAATTTCTAATTTGGAAATTTTTATGAGATAATTTCATGAACGAACGCACGCCGAATCCAGAAGACAGCGAGATGGCTGAGCGCTTGAACGAGGTCATCCGCCAGAACGCCATCTCGAAACTTAAAGATCTGAATTCTAATACGGTTAAATCTAACAACAGAGAAGCGCTCGCCCAGCTTGTTGCAGATGTGGCGAGCGATTCTCTGTTGGAAATCATTGAAATTTCAGAGATTGAGAAAAGCCACTACCATATGGGTCCTTTACCGGATCCGGCTACGCTTCGTGGATATGACGAGGTTGTTCCAGGATCGGCAGCGCAAATCGTTAATTCCCTTGCAGAAGAACAGCGGCATCGGCACAATTGGGAGAATAAGGCGCTATCCTCTGCTTCCAAAGAACGTGTAAGACGAGACTTAATTGCCAGTTTTCTTGCCTCTCTAGCCTTCGTGGCTGGCATATATCTTATATATCTAGGAAATTCATGGGAGGCAGTCGCTCTTATTTTAGGCGTCGTCTTGGGTGGCAGTGCTCTTTTTCTGGGTAGACAGATACTTGTCAGATTGGGACAAAATATTCTGGTAGAGAGCCAATCAAACCATGATCCCTTGAACTCTAATGGTCGCAGGGAAAATATAAAATCCCAGAAAAAAATTCGAAAAAAATAGTCGATCTGAATTTACGAATATTTCGAATCCCCGGTTTTTCCAGCCGTCAGATTGACAAAGCTACCGCTTAAGAAAATGGGCGGATTTGAAAATCAGCCTGCGCCCAAGCCGTAGATATCCGCTGCATAATCTGAAAAATTATTTACCCTTGCACAAAAAAGGTGTGAAAGCCAAGCCGCCGTCCCGTCTCGAAATGGATCAGCACCGAGAAATACATCTGGCCAGAGCGGGCTGATTATCACTCTGGCGCCAGGGAGCTTGCAACATCTTCGCTGTCAACAGGCCTAGCGCCGACAGGCCACGAGGCAGACTTGGCCACATCCCGACAGGGTACCGGTCGCCTTGAGAGATGGGCGAGCGGAAAACCGATAGACGACGCCTGATCAACGCCGCCAACTCGGAGCGGCTGCCCTGTCGACGACACTTCTGCGGCCTAAAAAGCCTCAACCATGCCGCGTGACGTTTCACGAGCCCGGCCGATGATGACTCCGACGTCGGTCACCACGCAGGGATGTTACCCGACCCCTACCGCAATGGCTGGCAATTGCCCCAAATTATCAGCTCATTTCTTGACGCCCGAGGAACGGCGCGACCTGGCCCGGGCGCTGGAAACCGCGCTGCACCGGGCCAGGATGCCGCAGCCGACGGAGACGCTGCTCGCCTGAGCATGCAGTGTCTGCAGCAGCCTGACTGCCCAAGGCGATTCCCGAGTATTGCGACGCTGAAACGTGTCGCTCTATTTAAAAATTTCGGCAGACAAAACATGGGCCGCCTCCCCGGCGCCGATCCCACGCAACCTTTGCGGCATAAGTCCTTCTAAAACTACCGGGTGATAAGACAAAATGCCGCGAGCCGCGTATGATCACATGGAAGATTATTCGCCGGGCTTGATGTGTCGTATATTTTTTCGGGACTGCCGTTTCGCGCATGATATACGAAGAGAGCTCAATATGGGTTGAAGTTTAACGAGGCTGCGCAGCCTTCAATTTTCAACCCAAACCGTGAAGCCACTTGAACGGGTTCATTCTTCATACTTAACCGCCTCAGCCGAGCGAAATTCTTCTCATAGAAGTAAATTATCAATAATTTACTCGTTATAGTAGTCGCGTGTCTCCAGTTACACGTCAAGGTATTTATGCTTGTGTATGAACACGCATTAGCTGTAAATGACTCTGATAGCTTCGTTTTATCCCCATGATTATTGACGAAATCATGGTGGTCGACTAACGATCAGGTAGAACAGAGTCTGAAGAAAGCCAACACGCCACCCGCCGATGGCGTGTCGCGAAGGGGTTCGTGCGTGCGGACGTTGTGGACAGATCCACCGACCCGGATCGACAGATGCACCGATGGCCTCCCGGCCGGAAACCGGGGGCGACGCCGTTGACCGCGCGCGTCGATACCATCGCGCTGACCGGCATCCGGGCAGTCCCCGTCGAGGTTCAGGTGGCGATCTCGGCCGGGCTGCCGGCCTTTGCCGTGGTCGGTCTGGGCGACAAGGCGGTGACGGAAGCACGGGAACGGGTGCGTGCGGCGCTCGGCCGGCTGGGGCTGACCCTGCCGGCGAAGCGTATCCTGGTCAATCTGGCGCCGGCGGGTCTGGCCAAGGAAGGCTCGCATTACGATCTGCCGATCGCGCTCGCCCTGATGCTCGGCATCGGCGCCCTGCCGTCAGGGGTGTTGGACGGCCATCTGGCCCTGGGCGAACTGGCGTTGGACGGCACGCTTGCCGCGGTGGCCGGCGTGCTGCCGGCAGCCGTTCTTGCGGCGGAAACCGGCCGGCGGATCATCTGCCCGGCCGCATCGTCGGAAGAGGCGGCCTGGGCGGGCGATCGCCATGCGGTGATCGCGGCCCCCGATCTGCTGGGCCTGTTGGGCCATCTGACCGGGCGCAGCACGCTGCCGACACCGCCGGAACCCCGGCTGGAGGGGGAACCGTCCCTGCCCGACATGGCCGACATCCGCGGCCAGCCGGTGGCACGGCGGGCGCTGGAGATCGCCGCGGCCGGCCGCCACAATCTGCTGATGATCGGCCCGCCCGGTGCCGGAAAATCCATGCTGGCCCGGCGCCTGCCCGGCCTGCTGCCGCCGCTGGCCCCGGCGGAATCACTGGATCTGTGCCTGATCGAAAGCGTGGCCGGCCGCGGGCAGGTGCGGCCGCGGATCAGCCGGCCGTTCCGCGACCCGCATCATTCGGCATCGGCCGCAGCCCTGGTCGGCGGCGGCAACCGCGCCCGCCCGGGCGAAATCAGCCTGGCCCATGGCGGCGTGCTGTTCCTGGACGAGCTGCCGGAATTCGCCCGGCCGACGCTGGAAGCCCTGCGCCAGCCGGTGGAAAGCGGTGAGGCCGTGGTGTCGCGGGCGGCCTTGCATGTGTCCTATCCGGCGCGCGTACAGCTGCTGGCGGCGATGAATCCCTGCCGTTGCGGCCATGTCGCCGACCCGATGCTGGCCTGCAACCGCGCGCCGCGCTGTGCGGCGGATTATCAGAACCGCCTCTCCGGCCCGCTTCTCGACCGCTTCGACATGACGATCGAACTGGCGCCGACACCGCCGGCCGCGATTCTGGCCCACGGGCCGGGAGAGGCAAGCGCCCCGATCCGGGCGCGGGTGCTGGCGGCGCGCGCCCGTGCCGATGCCCGCAATCGCGGGCTCGCCGGGCTGGACGAGGCTCCGGCCCATCTGCGCCGGCCGATGACCAATGCCGAGCTGGAAGGCACGGCCCTTGATCAGGCGGCCGCACTCGACGGACCGGCGCGGGAATTGATGCTGCGCGCATCGGAACGGCTTCGTCTGTCGGCACGGGGCGTGACCCGGGTTCTGCGGGTTGCGCTGACCATCGCCGATCTGGCCGGCCGCGAGCGGATCGGCCGCACCCAATTGAGCGAGGCGCTGGCCTATCGCCGCCCGCCCGGCCCGGCGGCAGGGCTGCGCACCGCCGGGCAGCCCCATGATCGTGGTGGTCCGAACGCCCGGCCCTCCCATCCTCCACAGTGACCAACGGACCCCTTGGCCATGACCGACGACAACCAGCATGACGGCCCGAAGCGCCACACCAAGCCGACGCAAAAGGGCACGGAGCCCCAGAAGGGCGTACCGGCAGAAAAGAGCCCGGGCGGTGGATCGGGGGGCCCGTTGATCGCGGAAGGCGGCGTGCCCGACTGGCCGCCGGTCGAGCCCGCGCAAATCGATCCGGAAATCCGGTCGGCCAGCGCCCAGATGATCGATGCCCATGTCGGCGCGCGCCTGCTGGCCCTGCGCCAGATGCGCGAGATCAGCCAGCACCAGCTGGGCGAAGCCCTGGGCCTGACCTTTCAGCAGGTCCAGAAATACGAGCGCGGCCTGAACCGGATCAGCGCCGGCCGGCTGTACATCGCCGCTACCTTCCTGGGGGTGCCGGTCGCCTATTTCTTCGATGGTCTGCCGACCGGCACGGACCTGGAAGCCTGGCTGAGCGGCGACCAGCTGGCAGAGGCGCCTGCTACATTGTCGGCCGGCACACCGGTTACAACAGAAGATCGACAGCTTCAGGATCTGCTGGTTGCCTATGCCCGGATCGAGGATCCGGGGCGGCGGCAGGCGCTGGCGGCGGCCGTGCAGAACATCGCCGACGCCTGCGATGGTGTCGTGGGGGGCGAGGGGCGCCGTTCCCCCTTGCGCCGCCGCCGCGGCCGGCCGCCCAAGAAGCGGGATTGAGCGGACGATACCGGCGGGGACGGCGGCGTCATCCTGGAGGCTTGATCCGGGGCGGGCTTCGATCAACCATGCGTCGATCAGCCCCATGCCATTCCAGCCCGAAAGGACCTGCCGGATGATCGAGACCGCCCGCCTGGAGATTGCGGGGCCACGCGCCACCCTGACCCTGACCCGGCCGGCCAAGCGCAATGCGCTGCTGATGCGCGAGATCCCGGCAGTGATCGGGCTGATCGATCAGGCAGAAGCCACGCGCGGCGTGCGGGTGATGGTGGTGACGGGCGAGGGCGGGACCTTCTGTTCCGGCGTCGCCTTCGACGATCTGGCCGGGGTGGACTGGACCGACAACCCGCTGGAAAAGCTGTGCGAACGGGTGGCCCGGGTGGCGGTACCCACGATCTGCGCCCTGAATGGCGGGGTCCATGGCGGCGGGGTGGATCTGGCGCTGGCCTGCGACATCCGCATCGGCACCCCCGCCAGCCGGGCGGTGGCGCCGCCGGCGCGAATCGGGGTGATGTATCACGTGACGGGGCTTGAGCGTTTCGTCGCCAGACTGGGCATCACCGCCGCCAAACGCCTGCTGGCCCTGGCCGAGCCGATGGAGGCCGACGAGCTGCTGCGCATCGGCTTTCTGGATCAGCTGGCCGGCGGGGAAGAGGGGGCGCTGGCCGCCGCGGTGGATGCCCATGCCGCCCGCATCGCCGGGCTGGCCCCGCAAACGGTGCGCAATTTCAAGCGCCTGCTGGACGATATCGCCGCCGGCCGGCTGGACCGCGCGGCGGCGGTGGCCGAAATCGGCGCCAGCTTCACCTCGGCCGAGGCCCGGGAAGGCTATGCCGCGCTGACGGAGAAGCGGGCGCCGGTCTATGACGATGTCTGACGGAAGCCGTATCTGACGGAAGTCGTATCTGACGGAAGTCGTATCTGACGGAAAGGCGGCGTCTTAAAGCGCGGCCAGCACCAGCCGCGCCACCTCGCCCGAGCTTTGCGGGTTCTGGCCGGTGATCAGCCGGCCGTCCTGCACGGCCTTCACATTCCAGTCGGCAGCGCCTTCATGCAGCGCGCCCAGCTGCGTCAGCCGGGTTTCGAGCAGGAAGGGCACGTTCCGGGTGCCGCCCACCGCCGCTTCCTCGCTGTCGGTGAAGGCCGCAAGCCGGCGCCCCTTCACGAAGGGCGTGCCGTCGGGGCGGCGCATGTCGCCGAACACCGCCGGCGCATGACAGACGGCGGCGACCAGCCGGCCGCTGTCGGCAAAGGCGAAGAGCAGATCGTGGAGGCGGCGATTGAACGGCATGTCGAACATGGTGCCATGGCCGCCGGGCAGATAGACGGCATCGAAGCC contains:
- a CDS encoding DUF2244 domain-containing protein, whose product is MSQPETRDESRPSSDGPLIFDALLTPHRSLPPSGFRWVMFGIAGVLAPMGIYFMTLGAWPVFGFCGLEILLIWLGFRASYISGRAFERLHLTHERLRVEQTDHRGRTRAHDFQPYWLRVELVEPDAGEEDGFGPRELALTSHGRRLIIGHFLTPEERRDLARALETALHRARMPQPTETLLA
- a CDS encoding helix-turn-helix domain-containing protein, which codes for MTDDNQHDGPKRHTKPTQKGTEPQKGVPAEKSPGGGSGGPLIAEGGVPDWPPVEPAQIDPEIRSASAQMIDAHVGARLLALRQMREISQHQLGEALGLTFQQVQKYERGLNRISAGRLYIAATFLGVPVAYFFDGLPTGTDLEAWLSGDQLAEAPATLSAGTPVTTEDRQLQDLLVAYARIEDPGRRQALAAAVQNIADACDGVVGGEGRRSPLRRRRGRPPKKRD
- a CDS encoding type 1 glutamine amidotransferase domain-containing protein produces the protein MSRILFILTSHDRLLDGKPTGLWLEEHAVPYMAFTEAGHEVTVTSVAGGDVPVDPGSTPSPEQATAWAPAIAALKSTPAYDRIDTSGFDAVYLPGGHGTMFDMPFNRRLHDLLFAFADSGRLVAAVCHAPAVFGDMRRPDGTPFVKGRRLAAFTDSEEAAVGGTRNVPFLLETRLTQLGALHEGAADWNVKAVQDGRLITGQNPQSSGEVARLVLAAL
- a CDS encoding YifB family Mg chelatase-like AAA ATPase, which translates into the protein MTARVDTIALTGIRAVPVEVQVAISAGLPAFAVVGLGDKAVTEARERVRAALGRLGLTLPAKRILVNLAPAGLAKEGSHYDLPIALALMLGIGALPSGVLDGHLALGELALDGTLAAVAGVLPAAVLAAETGRRIICPAASSEEAAWAGDRHAVIAAPDLLGLLGHLTGRSTLPTPPEPRLEGEPSLPDMADIRGQPVARRALEIAAAGRHNLLMIGPPGAGKSMLARRLPGLLPPLAPAESLDLCLIESVAGRGQVRPRISRPFRDPHHSASAAALVGGGNRARPGEISLAHGGVLFLDELPEFARPTLEALRQPVESGEAVVSRAALHVSYPARVQLLAAMNPCRCGHVADPMLACNRAPRCAADYQNRLSGPLLDRFDMTIELAPTPPAAILAHGPGEASAPIRARVLAARARADARNRGLAGLDEAPAHLRRPMTNAELEGTALDQAAALDGPARELMLRASERLRLSARGVTRVLRVALTIADLAGRERIGRTQLSEALAYRRPPGPAAGLRTAGQPHDRGGPNARPSHPPQ
- a CDS encoding DUF2335 domain-containing protein, producing the protein MNERTPNPEDSEMAERLNEVIRQNAISKLKDLNSNTVKSNNREALAQLVADVASDSLLEIIEISEIEKSHYHMGPLPDPATLRGYDEVVPGSAAQIVNSLAEEQRHRHNWENKALSSASKERVRRDLIASFLASLAFVAGIYLIYLGNSWEAVALILGVVLGGSALFLGRQILVRLGQNILVESQSNHDPLNSNGRRENIKSQKKIRKK
- a CDS encoding enoyl-CoA hydratase/isomerase family protein: MIETARLEIAGPRATLTLTRPAKRNALLMREIPAVIGLIDQAEATRGVRVMVVTGEGGTFCSGVAFDDLAGVDWTDNPLEKLCERVARVAVPTICALNGGVHGGGVDLALACDIRIGTPASRAVAPPARIGVMYHVTGLERFVARLGITAAKRLLALAEPMEADELLRIGFLDQLAGGEEGALAAAVDAHAARIAGLAPQTVRNFKRLLDDIAAGRLDRAAAVAEIGASFTSAEAREGYAALTEKRAPVYDDV